Below is a genomic region from Caballeronia sp. SBC1.
GCTGATCCGAAGATCGGGCGGCCCACCGACGTGATCGTGCGTATTGGAGGCGCCGGTGTTTGCCGCACCGACCTGCACGTTGTCGAAGGCATTTGGCGCAGCAAGGTCGACGTGGCCTTGCCCTACATCATGGGCCACGAAAACGCCGGCTGGGTCGAGGCCGTGGGCTCTGCCGTGGAGAGCGTCAAGGTGGGCGACGCTGTGATCTGCCATCCGCTCGTGACAAGCGGTTACTGCCTGGCGTGCCGGCGCGGTGACGACATGCATGCGACCGACAGCAGTTTCCCTGGCATCAATGCCAATGGCGGTTATGCGGAATATCTCCTGACGGGTGAGCGTTCGCTGATCAAGCTGCCTCAGTCGCTGGCGCCCAAGGACGTCGCGCCTTATACCGATGCAGGATTGACCGCCTACCGCGCTGCCAAGAAGGCATCTCGTCACTTGCTACCCGGCCAGTTCGCCGTCGTGATCGGCGCAGGCGGCCTGGGGCACATCGGCATCCAGGTATTGAAGGCCCTTTGCGCCGCGGAAATCATCGTGGTCGACCGCTCGGAAACCGCGTTGCAACTGGCCAAGGAATGCGGTGCGGACCATACGGTCAAGGGCGGCAGCGACGAAGTGCAAAGCGTGCTCGAGTTGACTAGCGGCAATGGCGCGGAGGCCGTCATCGATTTTGTCGGTGAAGGTGACGCGGTCGCCCAAGGCCTCGCGATGACGCGCAACGCCGGGTTCTATTACATCGTCGGATATGGCGGGAAGATCGAGTTGCCGACCATCGACATGATCACCAGCGAGAAAACCATTGTCGGCAATCTGGTCGGCACCTATCCCGAGCTGGTCGAGTTGATGGCGTTGGCCGATCGTGGACTCGTTCATCTGGCGACGAAGGAATACCGTTTGAGCGACGCGAACCAGGCGCTCAAGGACCTGCATCACGGCAAGGTCAGGGGCCGCGCGGTCCTGATTCCATAGCGATAAAACCGACAAGGAGGGCGCCGTGGCGCCGCAGCAAGATTCAATGCCGATTCCCGACCGCGTGCGCCTGGTCATTGCACTGACCGAGGTAAATTCCCGCTATTTGCGCGGCGAAAATCGCTGCGCCGGCGCCGAGATCGAGTTGGCATGCGCGCTGGCGTGCGAGAAGCGCGAAGGCACCACGCCCGACAGGGCACGGGACATTGTGCAATTGCGGGCGCGGCTGGACGCATCAGAAATCGAGTTACTGGCTATTGAAGCCGAGCGTGACTGGCTTGAGAACGAGCTGGCGAATTTCGACACGGCAGAGTCCAGCAAGAAACCCGGAGAGTGGCAATGAATCGAATTCCGGTCACTGTTCTTACCGGCTTTCTCGGCGCTGGCAAAACTACGCTGCTCAATCGCATACTGAGCGAGCAGCACGGCCGGCGTTATGCGGTGATCGTCAACGAATACGGCGAACTCGGCATTGACGGGGGCCTAGTGGTGGGCGCTGAAGATGAGGTGATCGAGCTGAATAACGGCTGCGTGTGCTGCAAGGTGCGCGGCGACCTGATCCGCGTGGTGTCGGGGCTCATCAAACGCAAGGGCGGCTTCGACGGAATCCTGATCGAGATGTCGGGATTGGCAGACCCCGCGCCGGTGGTGCAGACATTCTTTGTCGACGATGTCATTCGTCAGCGCACGCGGCTCGACAGCGTGATCTGCGTGGCCGACGCGCGGCACCTGCAAGCACGTCTGGTCGACAGCCGTGAGGCCGCGGAGCAACTGGCGCAGGCAGATATCGTACTGCTGAACAAGATGGATATTGTCGATGCAACCGGTCTGGTTTCCGTCGAGACATCCATTCGAAACATCAATCCGACTGCGGCGTTGCTGCACAGTGTTCGCTGCGCAGTGCCGCTTGCTTCGCTGCTTGATCGAGGCGCATTCGATCTCAAGCGTCTTCATCTTGCCAACTCGCCAGAGGATGCAGACGAGCTGCCCCGTGATGAACGGCCCTTCCGTCATATATCCGTCGGTCTCGGGCGTCACAGCCATGGCATAGATTGCGTGTCGCTGTGTGTCGATAAACCACTGGAGCGCAGCCGTTTCCTTTCATGGCTGCAACAACTCGTGGTCGAGCAAGGTCAGGATCTGTTGAGAGCCAAAGGGATCGTTGACATGGCGGGATCGGACCGCCGCTTCGTGTTCCAGGGGGTGCATATGACCATGGATACGGATTTCGACCGGCCGTGGCGGGTGGACGAAGTACGCGATAGCAGGCTGGTGTTTATCGGCCGCAATCTCGATCGGCGTGGGTTGCGGGAAAGTATTGGGCACTGCCAGACTGACTCATGAATGCGATGAATGCGCCACCGCCGCTGATCGAGTTGCTCGGAGCCCGTTGGGTGACGGAGGCGCCCGTTGTCGCGCTTGCGTGGGACGTTTCCGGACTCCATACGGGATTTGCGCTGGGCGACGGTACGGTGGCGCTCGCAACTGGTGAGTGGCCTGGTGGCCCGGCGCTCAAGCCTCGGCAGAGTGGGGGAGTCGAGTTCGTGCAGGCGCGGGAACCCCCGGCGCCAGTGGCGCGCTTCAGCGTGCATGACGGCACCTGCCTCGCGCTTGCTGCCGATCCTGAAGGAGGTTTTCTCAGTGGTGGGGACGACGGCCGGCTGATCCACCTGAAGGCGGATGGTACGAGCGAGGTCCTCGTCGATCTCGACGGTGAGTGGATCGATCTCGTGGCCACCAGTCCGGCCGGTCGGGCCTATGCAACCGGCCGCAGGGTTCACTGGCTGGGAGCGAAGCCAGCCAGTCTCGCGTTAACGGGTTCGGCAACCGCTCTTGCTTTCAATGCTACCGGCGATCAGTTGGCGATCGCTCATCACGGTGGAGTCACGCTATGGCCGGTTCACACCCATGTTCCCCGTCTGCTTGCATGGCCCGGCTATCACCGCAGCGTTATTTGGAGTCCTGACGGCCGCTATCTAGTGAGCGGCATGGAAGAGAACGCTCTGCACGGGTGGCGTTTGCCGGACGGCGGCGATATCGAGATGGGCGGTTATCCCGGGCAACCCCGGTCGCTATCGTTTTCGGCCGATGGGCGGGTGCTGGTCACGAGTGGCGGTCCGCCAGCGGTTTGCTGGCGATTCGACCCGCCCGGCGGCGACGACCAGCCGCGAGAATGCGGTGTTGCGAGCAAGACTCCGGTCACTCAGGTTGAGTGTCATCCTACGCATCCATTGATTGCCGTTGGTTACCAGAATGGCACCGTACTGCTGTGCCAGCCGGGCGGCAATGATGTTCTATTCGTCAAAGGCGCTGACCGCAGTCCTGTCAGTGCCATCGCCTGGTCTCCCGATGGCGGACGGCTGGCAATGGGTACAGAGGCCGGTGAGATTGGCCTCGTGTCCTTGCCGGAGACGCTGTTTCATTTCGGAAGCCCGCGATGAAGGAACGGACAACATCCATTACATAAAGGAGACAACCATGACTAACGAACATCTCTCAAAGGACCAGTTCTTCGAGCAACTGGGAGCGATTGGCGACGAAATGATCGCGGCTTACGGGCGGGACTTCGCGATGGGCGCCCTCGTCCTCGCCGCGCGTTTCATCGCCGAGGGGAAGTCTCGTGGCGAGAATCCCCAGAGCGTGATTTACACGGGCGAGCGGCATGGAGGTCTCGGGCTGTAAGCGGTCCTGTATCGAGGCTCAGGGTTAGTCAATCAGATGTCGGATGCGACTAATACCGGGTTTTCTATTTTCCCGCCAATAATTCGGTATCCTTATTTATATGAAGAATATGGATACCGCTGCATCGTCGCTAAATTCTCTGCAGAGCGGCGACGCACGGCAACCAGCAGCGTCCCAATATCGGACAGATCCAGTCAATGCGAATGTCGCATAACAAAACAGAATTCGGTGCCGGCGTCTTGCGGAAATGACGCTACGTACCGCACAGCCTTATGAGATGGGATACGAACCTAGTTGGCACGCTTATCGCTGTATGAGTACAGGTCGAGACCCAAGTGTCGATGATCCGAATTGCAAAAAAACGACAGGAGGCATGGATGGCGAAGACCGGAACGGGACACCCGGCTGTTGAACATTCCCGCGCCACTTTTTGTTCGCGACCGTGACCACCGGCCTGTGTTGTTGATTGTTGACTCTGGCCGTGGCATCACCCGGCCCTGCCCGTAGCGCCGCCGTACGAAGTTGAAATGCGGCGGTGAAATACGACGGTGACTTGTGAAATGAAAAAGGAGAGCTCAATGTCTGATGGATTAACCCTCAACAAGATCACGTCCCAGCGCGGGATCAGCATTGGTGAAGCGGCACGCCGCGTCGCCGATCTCGGCTGGACGCCCAGTTACGTTCAGGAGGCGATGACCTTCCCGACGGACTACAAGATCAGCAAGGCGCCGCGCGACCCGATGAAACAGGTGCTGCGCTCCTATTTTCCGATGCAGGAGGAAAAGGATAATCGCGTCTACGGCGCGCTCGATGCCGCGCTGCGCGGCGATATGTTCCGCAACGTCCAGCCGCGTTGGGTGGAATGGATGAAGCTGTTCCTGGCGATCATTCCGTTCCCGGAAATCTCAGCGGCACGGTCGATGGCTATGCTCGGACGCCTTGCGCCCGGCGAAGAACTGCGCACAGGTTTCACCATGCAGATGGTTGACGAGTTCCGGCACTCGACCATCCAGATGAATCTCAAGAAGTGGTACATGGAGAACTATATTGACCCGGCCGGCTTCGATATAACGGAGGCGGCATTCGGCAAGTGCTACGCGACCACGATCGGCCGTCAGTTTGCCGAGGGGTTCCTCACTGGCGACGCCGTCACCGCGGCGAACGTGTTCTTGCAAGTGGTCGCAGAGACGGCGTTCACCAACACGCTGTTTGTCGCCATGCCATCGGAAGCCGCGCGCAACGGCGATTACGCGTTGCCGACGGTGTTCCTCTCGGTGCAGTCTGACGAAAGCCGGCATATTGGCAACGGCCATTCGCTCGTGATGTCGGTCATTAATGATCCGGATAACCATCTTTTGCTGGAGCGCGATCTTCGCTACGCCTTCTGGCAAAACCACGCGATTGTTGATGCGGCGATTGGCACGTTCATAGAATACGGCACCACCGACCGGGACAAGAACAAGGAATCGTACGCCGAGTTGTGGCACCGGTGGATCTATGAGGATTACTACCGTACTTACATGTTGCCGCTGGAGAAGTACGGCATCAAGATTCACCACGATGACGTTGCGGCGGCGTGGGATCGCCTGGTCAAGAAGAATTACGTCCACAAGGTCGCACAGTTCTTCTCCGTGGGCTGGCCCGTCAACTTCTGGCGTATCGAGGCGCAGACTGAAAAGGACTTCGAGTGGTTCGAGCACAAGTACCCGGGCTGGTACGCTGAATTCGGCGACTACTGGAAGTGGTACGCGAAGAAGAGCGTGCCGGGCGAGACGAACATGCTGTTCGACCAGGAGAACGGCTACGTGTACCCGCACCGCTGCTGGAGTTGCCTGGTGCCGTGCCTGATCCGGGAAGACTTCGTAGTCGACGAAGTTGACGGGCAGTTATACACCTATTGCTCGGAGCTGTGCCGCTGGACTCACAAGGTAGCGTTCGCCTCGGAATACGAAGGGCGGCCGACGCCTGCCATGGGGCGCTTCAGCGGACGCCGCGAGTGGGAAGAGTGTTACCACGGCTGGGATCTGGCCGATTGCATCAAGGATCTCGGTTTTGTGCGCAGCGACGGCAAGACCCTGGTGCCGCAACCGCATCTTCGGTTTGACGACAAGAACATGTGGACGCTCGACCATGTTCGCGGTCACATCATCCAGAGCCCGATCGTTCTGCTGCGGGGGATGACGCCGGAGCAGCGCGAGAAGCATATCGCGGAATATAAAGCCGGTTTCAAGATTAATCCGGTTAGCTGAAGAAGCGATGTCGCCCGGGAGTGGTTGAGTGTATGACTCCGCTCCCGGACGAATCAGGAGAGCACGATGAGTGGGATGAACGATACGCAATGGAAGAGGGATGCCATGCCGGAAACAGTCGACTACCAGACGGTTCATATAGTGCGATTCGAGCCTGTCGGCGTCGAGATGGAGGTTGCGGAGGGGGAGACCGTGCTCGATGCCGCGTTCCGCCAGGGCATCTCGGTGATGCACGGATGCAAGGAAGGACAGTGCAGCAGTTGCAAGTCCCTGTTGATCGAAGGCGACGTGGAGTTGAAGAAGTATTCAACCTTCGCGCTGCCCGACTATGAGCGTGAGACGAATCACATCTTGCTGTGCCGGACGCTCGCCTTCAGTGACCTGACGGTGGAACTGCTGAACTACGACGAAGACCTGATGCGCCGCTCCATCGCAGTGAAGGAATTCGGAGCGACGCTGACGAAAATAACCGCTCTCACTCACGACATCAGGTTGCTCGAAGTGGAACTGGACCAACCGCTGCGGTTTTGGGCCGGCCAGTATGTTGACCTGACCATTCCGGGGATGGACATCACGCGGTCGTTCTCCATGGCGAGCGTACCGAGCGAGCCAGGCGGCCAGACGAGTCTTGCGTTCATCATCAAGAAATACCCCAATGGGGCCTTCTCTTCTCAACTCGACGACGGCCTCAAGCCGGGTGACCGGTTGGTGGCGAAAGGACCATATGGCACGTGCTTCCGTCGGGAAGAACAACCGGGGCCAATGGTGCTGGTGGGCGGCGGCTCGGGCATGTCTCCCCTGTGGTCGATCCTCAACGATCTCGTCCAGAGCGGCGAGCAAAGGCCGGTGCGTTTCTTCTATGGCGCCCGTACCCGCCGCGACTTGTTCTACCTCGACGACTTCGCTGAACTCGCTGCGATACTGCCCGACTTCCGCTTTATCCCGGCGCTTTCGCACGCTGAAGCAGGCGATGACTGGACCGGCGAGACCGGCTTCATTCACGAGGTGCTCGGACGGGCTTTGCGCGAGGAAGCGCTTCCCGGTGAGATCGATGCTTATACGTGTGGTCCAACACCGATGATCGACGCGGTGATGCCCGTGCTGCAAATGGCTGGCGTTTCGCCCGAGCGGCTTTACTTCGACAAATTTACCCAGGCTGTCCGATAGTCCGATAACCGGCTTCGCGGCTGCGCTGCAGCCCCGAAGTTCCGATAACTGAAAGACGAAGGAGGATCGACATGAGCACCACGATAGAGCAACCGGCACCGCTTGCATCAGGCGCGGCGGGTGCGGCCCAGTTCGCTGGCTGGGACAGCCGCAAGTACAACTACTACGAGCCCAAGGGGCGCAAGGCAACCCACTACGAGGACATGACGGTCGACGTTCAGCCGGACCCGAAGCGCTACTTGCTGCAGGACTGGATCATCTCGTTCGCCGATGGCACGCCGACCTATTCCGAAACATGGACCGCTGCCAAATGCACGGACTGGCACAAGTTCCGCGCGGTCGATGAGGAATGGGAGCGCACTCATTACCAGCGCCAGTCCACGATCATCGGCATGATCAGCGGCGCTATTGGCAATGCCCGGCGCTCGGGTGCGGTGAAGCGGTTCGACAAGACGTGGCTCAAGGTTCTGGAGCAGCATCTTGGCGCATACAAGCATGCAGAGTTTGGCCTGGGTACCGCGACCATGCACGCGCAGCGCTATGGCGTGACGCAGATGATCAACAGCGCCATCTTGACGAACGCATCGTACAAGCTGCGTTTCGCTCAGGACCTGACGTTGTACTTGGGAGAGATCGCACTGGACGCGCCGAATCTCGACCTCGACGCCGGCAAGTCTCACTGGCTGAACGACCCGATCTGGCAGGAAACGCGCCGGGCAGTGGAGGCTATCGGCGGCGCGACCGACTTCCTCGAAAAGTACTTCGCGGTGAACGTGGTCTTCGAGCCGCTGGTGGCCGACCTGTTTCGCAGCGGTTTCATCATGCAGATGGCCGCGTCGCAAAACGACTTCCTGACGCCCACGGTGGTTTCCGCAGCCGAGGGTGACTATGAGCGCAATCTGGCCAACGCGGTGGAGTTGTTTCACATGCTTGCCAACGACCCGAAGCATGGAGACGCCAACCGAAAATTGTTTGGCGAATGGCTGGAAAAGCACGGCGCCCTGGCATCCGAGGCCGCTAAGCACCTGCAGCCGATCTGGTCGATTCCGCATGTCAAGGTGGTGCAGTTCAATGACTGCCAGAACAGTTCCATAGAGCGTGCCGAGATGATTGCCCGAGAGATCGGCATTCATTTTCCACTAACGATCCGGGCCTGAACCATAGTCTGAACCATCCTTTGTCAATCAATTTAGTAATACGACCTAACCGGGAAGAGGAGTACACGATGTCAGTGCATACCGACAACATCTTCAAGTCGATGAAGGACGTTCGTTTCGAGCAGACCATTTCTCATCAGTGCGGCGTCACCATGAACGATAGTGTCGAGGCACGCGCCATTGCGGAGTTGATGGCGCATAAACCCGGCATCACGGTGACCTACCTGCCCGCGATGATTCGTATAGACGGGCAGGGCAAGATCGAGTTCAGGATGAGCGAGATCAGCGAATCGCTTGGTCGCGAAATGACTCCGCATCTGTTCGAGATTTCCACCTCGACCCATTACGGGCGGATGGTGATGATAGACGACGACACCGTCGTGCTGTTCGGCAATATGGACGACGCCATGGCTTACGAGTGACGAACCGGTCCTTGCCGTACCGCACTTCGCGACTGGCTTTGGATGAAATTAAGCCGGTCGCTTTTCGCACAACCACGGAGACAATGTCATGTATCGAACCACGGACGGTGAAGAGATCTTTATTATCGACGGGCACGTCCATCTTTGGGACGGCAGCAAGGCCAACTTGAAGAATGTGCATGGCCAGCAGTTCATCGATTGCTTCTATGCCTATCATTCGAACCTGAGCCCCAAGGAGTATTTGTGGCCCAAGGAGAAGTTCGACAAATATGGCGAAGAAGCCATGTACGAGGACCTGTTCGTCAAAGGTTACGACGACATGGCAATCTGTCAGCCGACGTATCTGACGGACTTCTACAAGAACGGCTTCAACACGACCGAGGCGAATTATGTGTTGAAGGGGAAATACCCGCATCGGTTTATCGTCAACGGCGCGTTCGACCCCCGCGACGGCGAGGCCGGGCTCGACCGCCTGGACGAGTTGTCCGAGCGTTACAAGATCCAGGGCGTCAAGCTATATACCGCCGAATGGCGCGGTGACAGCAAGGGTTACAAGCTATCGGACCCGGGCGTACAGAGATACTTCGAGCGCTGTGAAAAACTGGGCATCAGGAACATCCATGTCCACAAGGGACCAACAATTCTGCCGCTGAACCGCGACGCTTTCGATGTTGCCGACGTCGACGATGCAGCGACGAGCTTTCAGAACCTGAACTTCATCGTCGAGCACTGCGGCTTGCCGCGCCTGGACGACTTCTGCTGGATCGCGACCCAGGAAACCAACGTATATGGCGGCCTCGCGGTCGTGCTGCCGTTCATTCATACGCGCCCGGAGTATTTCGCTCATGTGATTTCGGAACTGCTTTTCTGGATCGGCGAAGACAAGATCCTGTACGGCAGCGACTACGGTATCTGGTCGCCGAAGTGGCTGATCGAGAAGTTCATGGCGTTCGAACTCCCTGAATCCGTCAGCAAGGAGACTGGCGTTCAACTGTCGCTGACAGCGAAGAAGAAAATCCTCGGGCTCAACGCGGCGCGGTTGTATGGGATCGATATAGATGCGCAGAAGAAGCTGCTGGCTGACACGCGCCAGACGGCCACGGCATGACCATCATGCAAGCCGAAGCTACCGTTGAGCGGACCGAGGAGGTTTGGGCGCGGCTCCAGTCCGTGATCGACCCCGAACTCGACGAGTCGGTGACGGAGTTGGGTTTCGTCACTGGCGTGGAGGTCCATGCCGGCGGAGAGGTTCGTATCGATTTCCGCTTGCCGACCTACTGGTGCGCCGCCAATTTCGCGTTCCTGATGGCCGACGACATGCGTATTGCGGTCGCGGCCTTGCCGTGGGTCAGGAAGGTCACGGTGGGTCTCGGCGAGCACATGTATGCCGACGAGATCAATCGCGGTGTCGCGGCCGGGCTGTCGTTCCAGGCTACTTTTGGCAGCGAAGCCAGCGGCGAACTGGAGGAAGTTCGCCGGACCTTCATGGTCAAGGCATTTCAGCGAAGGCAGGAAGCGCTCCTGACGTATCTGCTAGATCACGGGCATGAGTCAGGAACGCTGCTGCGGCTAACCGTGGCGGAACTCGCCACGCTGTCTTCCGATTCCGCGGGCCGTCGCCTGATCGTTCGCTATCTGGAACGACGCATGGTCGTCCAGTCGTATGCTGACGAACTGGCCTTCGTCGACCAGGATGGCGCATTGCTCGATGCCGGCCAGATCCATGCTTACCTGCGGGCCTTGCGACGGGTTGGCGTCAACGCGGAATTCAACAGTGCGCTATGCCGCGGTTTGCTGGCCACCCGATACGGAGCTGAATGCGCGCCCCAAGTCGAGGTCAAGCCGGTGCATTTCGTTCGTTCTATCGGCATGGCCAGATCAACTTAAAATTATTCGTCATACGAATTAATCATAAAAGGAGACACGCAATCATGCCGAACATCATGTTGCACGACGATGAGGCTCGCATGGCGCTCGGCCGCGGAGTGGCCAAGCTCGCCAAGGCGGTACGCGGCACGCTTGGACCCCGTGGGATGAATGCGATCATCGACCGGCCGATCGGCACGCCGATCATCTCTCGCGACGGCGTGAGTATTGCCAACGAGATCGAACTGGAAGACGTGTTCGAAAACATTGGCGCGCAGGTCGTCAGGGAGGTATCGAAGCAGACCAATGAAGTGGCCGGCGACGGTACCACGACGGCGACCGTCCTGGCCGATGCACTGGTGCAAGACGGCCTTGCCTGTCTCGCGGAAGGGGCTAACCCGGTCGAACTGGTCCAGGGCCTTGAGGTCGCTGTCACCGAGGTGATCGCGGCGCTCAAGCGCACAGCAACTCCGCTGCGCGGCAGCAAAGAGGTGCGTGCCGTTGCCATAGTGGCCGCCAACGACGAGGTCACGGGCGCAATGGTGGCCGAAGCGCTCGAGCGGGTCGGCCCCGACGGCATTGTCGACGTTGAATATGGAACGACGGTTGAAACGCGTCTGGAGGTAGTTGACGGCATGGCGTTCGATCGTGGCTACCTGTCTCATCACATGGTCACGGACCTCGAAAGAATGCAGGTGGTGCTCGATAACCCGCTCATTCTGATGACCGATCAGCGGCTGCAGTCGGTGGAAGAGGTGGCCGCCATCCAGGCGCTCATAGCGAAAAGCAAACGCCCGCTGCTGATCATTGCGGAAGAGGTTGCGCCGGCGTGTGTGGTGAGCTTGCTCGCCTGGCGAGACAACGGCGGCGTTCCCGTGGCGGCCATCCATCCACCCGAATACGGGCATTGGCGCAAGGCGATGCTCGAGGATATCGCCATCGTCACGGGAGGCCGGGTGATCGCCCGCGACCTCGGTGGAAAACTCGAGACCACGGAGCTGCGAGATCTTGGCAGCGCCCGGCAAGTACGGATTTCGGCCAACCAGACCATCATTACAGCCGGTGGCGGCGATCCGGTCGGCATCGTTGCGCGTCGCCAGCAGGTCGCACGCCAGTACGAGATGGCGCCCGAGAATGTTGAACGGGACAAGTTCCAGGTGCGCCTCGCCAAGCTGTCCGGTGGCACGGCGATGATCCTGGCCGGCGGGGCCACACCGGTCGAACAGAAACGCAGGCTTCATTTGATTGAGGATGCGATCAACGCGGCGCGAGCGGCGATTGCCGAGGGCGTCGTGCCAGGAGGAGGAATGGCATTGCTGCGCGTGTCCTCCGAACTGGAAGGGATCGTTTCACGGACCCAGGGGAGTGTCCAGCAGGGCGCGAGACTGCTGCAGCGGGCACTGATGAAACCGCTGTTTCACATCGCGACAAACTGCGGCCTGAACGGCGAGGCGATTGTGGCTGAGGCGGTGCGATCCAGACCGGGCATGGGACTC
It encodes:
- a CDS encoding molecular chaperone GroEL — its product is MPNIMLHDDEARMALGRGVAKLAKAVRGTLGPRGMNAIIDRPIGTPIISRDGVSIANEIELEDVFENIGAQVVREVSKQTNEVAGDGTTTATVLADALVQDGLACLAEGANPVELVQGLEVAVTEVIAALKRTATPLRGSKEVRAVAIVAANDEVTGAMVAEALERVGPDGIVDVEYGTTVETRLEVVDGMAFDRGYLSHHMVTDLERMQVVLDNPLILMTDQRLQSVEEVAAIQALIAKSKRPLLIIAEEVAPACVVSLLAWRDNGGVPVAAIHPPEYGHWRKAMLEDIAIVTGGRVIARDLGGKLETTELRDLGSARQVRISANQTIITAGGGDPVGIVARRQQVARQYEMAPENVERDKFQVRLAKLSGGTAMILAGGATPVEQKRRLHLIEDAINAARAAIAEGVVPGGGMALLRVSSELEGIVSRTQGSVQQGARLLQRALMKPLFHIATNCGLNGEAIVAEAVRSRPGMGLDARTGAFVNLIEAGIIDPVKVSYSAVRNAASVAGLILTTQTLIAKKPETVDPTAGPALGGGAELFGRK